Proteins encoded in a region of the Methylobacterium radiotolerans JCM 2831 genome:
- a CDS encoding 2-hydroxychromene-2-carboxylate isomerase, with protein MARQPILEFWYEFASTYSYLAAMRVEAAAAEADVAIRWRPFLVGPLFAAQGWTTSPFNLYAAKGKNMWRDVEREAARLGLPPVTRPAQFPQNSLSAVRVAILGQDQAWLVPFSKAVFTASFAEGRSIAEPAAVAEILDSLGLDGTQTVRAAAAEANKTKLRVSVEEARSRGIYGAPTFLADDGELFWGNDRLEQALAWATGDRPKGLR; from the coding sequence ATGGCGCGCCAGCCAATTCTGGAGTTCTGGTACGAATTCGCCTCCACCTACTCCTACCTCGCGGCCATGCGCGTCGAGGCCGCCGCCGCCGAGGCGGACGTGGCGATCCGGTGGCGCCCCTTCCTGGTCGGGCCGCTCTTCGCCGCGCAGGGCTGGACCACCTCGCCGTTCAACCTCTACGCGGCCAAGGGCAAGAACATGTGGCGCGACGTCGAGCGCGAGGCCGCCCGCCTCGGCCTGCCGCCGGTGACGCGCCCCGCCCAGTTCCCGCAGAACAGCCTCAGCGCGGTGCGGGTCGCGATCCTCGGCCAGGACCAGGCGTGGCTGGTGCCGTTCTCGAAGGCGGTCTTCACCGCGAGCTTCGCCGAGGGCCGCTCGATCGCGGAGCCGGCGGCCGTGGCGGAGATCCTCGATTCGCTCGGGCTCGACGGCACGCAGACCGTGCGGGCCGCCGCCGCCGAGGCCAACAAGACCAAGCTCCGGGTCAGCGTCGAGGAGGCGCGCTCCCGCGGGATCTACGGAGCGCCGACCTTCCTGGCCGACGACGGCGAGCTGTTCTGGGGCAACGACCGGCTGGAGCAGGCCCTGGCCTGGGCGACCGGCGACCGGCCGAAGGGGCTGCGCTAG
- a CDS encoding argininosuccinate synthase, whose product MSVPAKSPVKKVVLAYSGGLDTSIILKWLQTTYGCEVVTFTADLGQGEELEPARRKAELLGIKPENIYIEDLREEFVRDYVFPMFRANAVYEGVYLLGTSIARPLIAKKQIEIAEKVGADAVCHGATGKGNDQVRFELGYYALKPDVTVIAPWREWDLRSREQLIAFAEQHQIPIAKDKRGESPFSVDANLLHASSEGKVLEDPAVEVPDYVYSRTLSPEEAPDQPTIITIGFERGDAVSIDGENLSPASLLAKLNELGRANGIGRLDLVENRFVGMKSRGMYETPGGTILLPAHRAIESITLDRGAAHLKDQLMPQYAELIYNGFWFSPEREMIQALIDKSQEKVTGTVRLKLYKGGVHVVGRESPHSLYDQDLVTFEEGAVAYDHRDAAGFIKLNALRLRTLAQRKKREG is encoded by the coding sequence ATGTCCGTCCCCGCGAAGAGCCCCGTGAAGAAGGTCGTGCTGGCCTATTCCGGCGGCCTCGACACATCGATCATCCTGAAGTGGCTGCAGACCACCTACGGCTGCGAGGTCGTGACCTTCACGGCCGATCTCGGCCAGGGCGAGGAGCTGGAGCCCGCCCGCCGCAAGGCGGAGCTGCTCGGCATCAAGCCCGAGAACATCTACATCGAGGACCTGCGCGAGGAATTCGTCCGCGACTACGTCTTCCCGATGTTCCGGGCGAACGCCGTCTACGAGGGCGTCTACCTGCTCGGCACCTCGATCGCCCGGCCGCTGATCGCCAAGAAGCAGATCGAGATCGCCGAGAAGGTCGGCGCCGACGCGGTCTGCCACGGCGCCACCGGCAAGGGGAACGACCAGGTCCGGTTCGAGCTCGGCTACTACGCGCTCAAGCCGGACGTCACGGTGATCGCGCCCTGGCGCGAGTGGGACCTGCGCTCCCGCGAGCAGCTCATCGCCTTCGCCGAGCAGCACCAGATCCCGATCGCCAAGGACAAGCGCGGCGAGAGCCCGTTCTCGGTGGACGCCAACCTCCTGCACGCCTCCTCCGAGGGCAAGGTGCTGGAGGATCCGGCCGTCGAGGTGCCGGACTACGTCTACTCGCGCACGCTCTCGCCCGAGGAGGCGCCCGACCAGCCGACGATCATCACGATCGGGTTCGAGCGCGGCGACGCCGTCTCGATCGACGGCGAGAACCTGTCGCCCGCGAGCCTGCTGGCCAAGCTCAACGAGCTCGGCCGCGCCAACGGCATCGGCCGGCTCGACCTCGTGGAGAACCGCTTCGTCGGCATGAAGAGCCGCGGCATGTACGAGACGCCCGGCGGCACGATCCTGCTGCCGGCGCACCGCGCCATCGAGTCGATCACGCTGGACCGGGGCGCCGCGCACCTCAAGGACCAGCTCATGCCGCAATATGCCGAGCTGATCTACAACGGCTTCTGGTTCTCGCCGGAGCGCGAGATGATCCAGGCCCTGATCGACAAGAGCCAGGAGAAGGTCACCGGCACGGTGCGGCTGAAGCTCTACAAGGGCGGCGTCCACGTCGTCGGCCGCGAGAGCCCGCACTCGCTCTACGACCAGGACCTCGTGACCTTCGAGGAGGGCGCGGTCGCCTACGATCACCGCGACGCGGCCGGGTTCATCAAGCTCAACGCCCTGCGGCTGCGCACGCTGGCCCAGCGGAAGAAGCGCGAGGGCTGA
- the mmsB gene encoding multiple monosaccharide ABC transporter permease, with protein sequence MTDITASKSMRPGSDIIPAAAAATGEVRARRGRLPVAQLRAYGLVVALAVITLFFEVATGGVLFQPLNLTNLILQNSYVVVMALGMLLVIVAGHIDLSVGSVVGFVGALAALLMVRFHVDPFSAALLCLAVGAVIGGLQGYFVAYLAIPSFIVTLAGMMVFRGLTQVLLQGTSVGPFPEVFQLLAKGFLVNVAGPWTSVLIALALVATLIGLGWRRRQARLRNGSPADSVAAFIGRNGVTAILILAFAWQMSAYRGLPNVLLVLLALVTLYGFVTTRTTIGRRIYALGGNIKAARLSGIKTERLTFLTFANMGALAGLAGMIFVARLNTANSKAGVGMELDVIAACFIGGASAAGGIGKVSGVVIGAFIIGIMNNGMSILGIGVDWQQVIKGVVLLAAVCLDVHNKNNRL encoded by the coding sequence ATGACCGACATCACAGCGAGCAAATCCATGAGGCCCGGCAGCGACATCATCCCGGCCGCCGCGGCCGCGACGGGGGAGGTCCGGGCCCGGCGCGGCCGCCTGCCGGTGGCGCAGCTGCGCGCCTACGGGCTCGTCGTCGCACTGGCGGTGATCACGCTGTTCTTCGAGGTCGCGACGGGCGGCGTCCTGTTCCAGCCGCTGAACCTGACCAACCTGATTCTCCAGAACAGCTACGTCGTGGTGATGGCGCTCGGGATGCTGCTGGTCATCGTGGCCGGGCATATCGACCTGTCGGTCGGCTCGGTGGTCGGTTTCGTGGGGGCGCTCGCCGCCCTGCTGATGGTCCGCTTCCACGTCGACCCGTTCTCGGCCGCCCTCCTGTGCCTCGCGGTGGGCGCGGTGATCGGCGGTCTGCAGGGCTACTTCGTGGCCTACCTCGCCATCCCGAGCTTCATCGTCACCCTGGCCGGCATGATGGTGTTCCGCGGCCTGACGCAGGTGCTGCTCCAGGGCACCTCCGTCGGGCCGTTCCCGGAGGTGTTCCAGCTCCTCGCCAAGGGCTTCCTCGTCAATGTCGCCGGACCCTGGACCTCCGTCCTGATCGCCCTCGCGCTGGTCGCGACGCTGATCGGGCTCGGCTGGCGAAGGCGGCAGGCGCGGCTGCGGAACGGGAGCCCGGCGGACTCCGTGGCGGCGTTCATCGGCCGCAACGGCGTGACCGCCATCCTGATCCTGGCCTTCGCCTGGCAGATGAGCGCCTACCGGGGCCTGCCCAACGTGCTCCTCGTGCTGCTGGCGCTGGTGACGCTCTACGGCTTCGTGACGACGCGGACGACGATCGGGCGCCGGATCTACGCGCTGGGCGGGAACATCAAGGCCGCGCGCCTCTCTGGCATCAAGACCGAGAGGCTGACCTTCCTGACCTTCGCCAACATGGGCGCGCTGGCGGGTCTCGCCGGCATGATCTTCGTCGCGCGGCTCAACACCGCGAATTCCAAGGCCGGCGTCGGCATGGAGCTCGACGTGATCGCCGCCTGCTTCATCGGCGGCGCCTCGGCGGCGGGCGGCATCGGCAAGGTCTCGGGTGTCGTGATCGGCGCCTTCATCATCGGCATCATGAACAACGGCATGTCGATCCTGGGGATCGGCGTCGACTGGCAGCAGGTGATCAAGGGCGTCGTCCTGCTCGCCGCCGTGTGCCTCGACGTCCACAACAAGAACAACCGGCTCTGA
- a CDS encoding DsbA family protein — protein MPVSKPVSRRLLLAAAAALGAGLTGASAQSYGQRVAVTGDDGRAVANSILPGEITGQIPGLRGVTYVGPRDAGTTLYEFFDFNCPYCRKAAADVVALHDSDPELRIGLVHNPILSPQSAQAAKVMLAVQRKLGSEAAWRFYQTLLGKPGRIDGPGALTAAAALGIPQAEVEAIADSEEVRAALKSQMRMAADLGLYATPSYVLGNSGILGHPGAGAMAKMIASVRRCDRLAC, from the coding sequence ATGCCTGTTTCGAAGCCTGTCTCGCGACGCCTCCTCCTCGCCGCGGCCGCCGCCCTCGGGGCCGGCCTGACCGGCGCCTCCGCGCAATCCTACGGCCAGCGGGTCGCGGTCACCGGTGACGACGGGCGCGCGGTGGCGAACTCGATCCTGCCGGGCGAGATCACCGGGCAGATCCCGGGCCTGCGCGGCGTGACCTATGTCGGGCCGCGGGATGCCGGCACCACGCTCTACGAGTTCTTCGACTTCAACTGCCCGTACTGCCGGAAGGCGGCCGCCGACGTGGTCGCCCTGCACGACAGCGACCCGGAATTGCGGATCGGTCTTGTCCACAACCCGATCCTGTCGCCGCAATCGGCGCAGGCCGCCAAGGTGATGCTGGCGGTGCAGCGCAAGCTCGGCTCCGAGGCGGCGTGGCGCTTCTACCAGACGCTGCTGGGCAAGCCCGGCCGCATCGACGGGCCGGGCGCGCTCACGGCCGCGGCCGCGCTCGGGATCCCGCAGGCAGAAGTGGAGGCGATCGCCGACAGCGAGGAGGTGCGCGCGGCGCTCAAGAGCCAGATGCGGATGGCCGCGGATCTCGGCCTCTACGCGACGCCGTCCTACGTCCTCGGCAACAGCGGCATCCTCGGCCATCCGGGCGCCGGCGCCATGGCCAAGATGATCGCGAGCGTGCGGCGCTGCGACCGGCTCGCCTGCTGA
- a CDS encoding polyprenyl synthetase family protein: MTPTPSTQAPTGSVKAVTPAADFTHRLTEVAGTVETFLVERLGPAVGPGEIARPPRLMEAMRHAVLGGGKRLRPFLAIETARMLGGSEAAALAAGAGVELVHCYSLVHDDLPAMDDDDMRRGKPTVHKAYDEATAILVGDALQTLAFEIVADPAWQPDARVRADLVLGLARASGLGGMVGGQLLDLTAEGRFGAANMDVDDTLRMQAMKTGAILAFSVEAGAIVGGADKDQRAALLRYGLALGQAFQIADDILDREASPEAMGKATGKDKDAGKATLVDRLGIDGARAECDRLVGVCEDAVSSWGEGARVLRDAARFTVARKT, from the coding sequence ATGACCCCGACCCCCTCAACGCAGGCACCGACCGGTTCGGTCAAGGCAGTCACGCCGGCCGCCGATTTTACCCACAGGTTGACGGAGGTCGCCGGCACCGTCGAGACCTTCCTGGTCGAGCGCCTCGGCCCCGCGGTCGGACCCGGCGAGATCGCCCGGCCGCCGCGCCTGATGGAGGCGATGCGCCACGCGGTGCTCGGCGGCGGCAAGCGCCTCCGGCCGTTCCTGGCCATCGAGACCGCCCGGATGCTCGGCGGCTCCGAGGCCGCCGCGCTGGCGGCCGGCGCCGGCGTCGAGCTGGTCCATTGCTACAGCCTCGTCCACGACGACCTGCCGGCGATGGACGACGACGACATGCGCCGCGGCAAGCCCACGGTCCACAAGGCCTACGACGAGGCCACCGCCATCCTGGTCGGTGACGCCCTGCAGACGCTGGCCTTCGAGATCGTCGCCGACCCGGCCTGGCAGCCGGACGCGCGCGTCCGCGCCGATCTCGTGCTCGGCCTCGCCCGCGCCTCGGGCCTGGGCGGCATGGTCGGCGGCCAGCTCCTCGACCTCACCGCCGAGGGCCGGTTCGGCGCGGCCAACATGGACGTGGACGACACCCTGCGGATGCAGGCGATGAAGACCGGGGCGATCCTGGCCTTCTCGGTCGAGGCCGGGGCGATCGTCGGCGGCGCCGACAAGGACCAGCGGGCCGCCCTCCTGCGCTACGGCCTCGCCCTGGGGCAGGCCTTCCAGATCGCCGACGACATCCTCGACCGGGAAGCTTCGCCCGAGGCCATGGGCAAGGCCACCGGCAAGGACAAGGATGCCGGCAAGGCGACGCTCGTCGACCGTCTCGGCATCGACGGCGCCCGCGCCGAGTGCGACCGCCTCGTCGGCGTCTGCGAGGACGCAGTGTCGTCCTGGGGGGAGGGCGCCCGCGTCCTGCGCGACGCCGCCCGCTTCACGGTCGCCCGCAAGACCTGA
- a CDS encoding F0F1 ATP synthase subunit delta, translating to MAQNGSEAGPLVAGVAGRYASALFELARDERQVDAVAESLNQFDGLLKESADLRRLVRSPVFSAEEQEAAIGAVLDKAGIGGLAGNFIRLAASNRRLFALPDMIDAFRALVQDSKGIVRAQVRVAERPSDAVIEEIKASLRDIAKADVDVDLVVDPSLIGGLVVKMGSRMVDASLKTKLNGIRLAMRAAR from the coding sequence GTGGCGCAGAACGGTTCCGAGGCTGGTCCCCTGGTCGCAGGCGTGGCGGGCCGGTACGCTTCCGCCCTGTTCGAACTCGCGCGCGACGAGCGCCAGGTCGACGCGGTCGCCGAGTCCCTCAATCAATTCGATGGGCTGCTGAAGGAGAGCGCGGATCTCCGCCGCCTCGTCCGCAGCCCGGTCTTCAGCGCCGAGGAGCAGGAGGCCGCGATCGGCGCCGTGCTCGACAAGGCCGGGATCGGCGGCCTGGCCGGAAACTTCATCCGCCTCGCGGCCTCGAACCGCCGGCTCTTCGCGCTCCCCGACATGATCGACGCGTTCCGGGCCCTGGTCCAGGACTCGAAGGGCATCGTCCGGGCCCAGGTGCGCGTGGCCGAGAGGCCGTCCGACGCGGTGATCGAGGAGATCAAGGCGTCGCTGCGCGACATCGCCAAGGCCGACGTCGACGTCGACCTCGTGGTCGACCCGAGCCTGATCGGCGGCCTCGTCGTGAAGATGGGCTCGCGCATGGTCGACGCCTCTCTCAAGACCAAGCTCAACGGTATCCGCCTCGCGATGCGGGCCGCGCGATAA
- the mtgA gene encoding monofunctional biosynthetic peptidoglycan transglycosylase, translated as MGCQLGGDGLTVDGARRRRETAGRDLPLARPRRSRRVRQAVGALLLLPAVGFVLALTLALVYSAVMPPSTLMLGRWLTLQPVSRDPVPLSAIAPALPQAVIASEDQRFCLDHGVDFGAIRDVVEDEDSPSRGASTIAMQTVKNVFLWPGRSYIRKAIEIPLALALDTLWGKRRMMEIYLNVAEWGDGIYGAQAASRHWFGKDASRLTRNEAALLAAVLPNPITRSAGRPSPGVRRRAARIQAMMGQIDGLTGCLRR; from the coding sequence ATCGGGTGTCAGTTGGGCGGGGACGGACTCACGGTGGACGGGGCTCGACGCAGGCGGGAGACGGCAGGTCGCGACCTTCCGCTCGCGCGCCCGCGCCGTTCCCGCCGCGTCCGCCAGGCCGTGGGAGCGCTGCTGCTGCTCCCCGCCGTCGGGTTCGTCCTCGCGCTGACGTTGGCGCTCGTCTATAGCGCGGTGATGCCGCCGTCGACCCTGATGCTGGGACGGTGGTTGACGCTTCAGCCGGTGAGCCGCGATCCGGTCCCGCTCTCCGCCATCGCGCCGGCCCTGCCCCAGGCCGTGATCGCCTCGGAGGATCAGCGCTTCTGCCTGGATCACGGCGTCGATTTCGGCGCGATCCGCGACGTGGTCGAGGACGAGGACTCGCCGAGCCGCGGCGCCTCCACGATCGCCATGCAGACGGTCAAGAACGTCTTCCTGTGGCCCGGCCGCTCCTACATCCGCAAGGCCATCGAGATCCCGCTGGCGCTGGCGCTCGACACGCTCTGGGGCAAGCGCCGCATGATGGAGATCTACCTCAACGTCGCCGAGTGGGGCGACGGGATCTACGGTGCGCAGGCCGCGAGCCGGCACTGGTTCGGCAAGGACGCGAGCCGGTTGACCCGCAACGAGGCCGCCCTCCTCGCCGCCGTCCTGCCGAACCCGATCACCCGCAGCGCCGGCCGGCCCTCTCCCGGCGTGCGCCGACGGGCCGCGCGGATCCAGGCCATGATGGGGCAGATCGACGGGCTGACGGGCTGCCTGCGGCGGTAG